Proteins encoded together in one Carya illinoinensis cultivar Pawnee chromosome 3, C.illinoinensisPawnee_v1, whole genome shotgun sequence window:
- the LOC122303810 gene encoding aconitate hydratase, cytoplasmic-like codes for MYKTVSSSSSASSILRAAAASSSSYHRARFFSPSLSRSFVASSSPPKHSPSLPAYRSLNFSSAVRSVRFSPPRWSHGVDWRSPISLRSHVRAVAPVIERFHRKIATMASENPFKANLTSLPKVGGGEFGKFYSLPSFNDPRIEKLPYSIRILLESAIRNCDNFQVKKEDVEKIIDWEKSSPKQVEIPFKPARVLLQDFTGVPAVVDLACMRDAMNELGSDSNKINPLVPVDLVIDHSVQVDVARSENAVQANMDLEFHRNKERFAFLKWGSTAFRNMLVVPPGSGIVHQVNLEYLGRVVFNNDGILYPDSVVGTDSHTTMIDGLGVAGWGVGGIEAEAAMLGQPMSMVLPGVVGFKLSGKLHNGVTATDLVLTVTQMLRKHGVVGKFVEFYGDGMGKLSLADRATIANMSPEYGATMGFFPVDHVTLQYLKLTGRSDETVEMIEAYLRANKLFVDYNEPQQERVYSSYLQLDLADVEPCVSGPKRPHDRVPLKEMKSDWHSCLDNKVGFKGFAIPKDVQDKVVKFSFHGQPAELKHGSVVIAAITSCTNTSNPSVMLGAGLVAKKACELGLQVKPWVKTSLAPGSGVVTKYLLQSGLQKYFNQQGFNIVGYGCTTCIGNSGDLDESVASAITENDIVAAAVLSGNRNFEGRVHPLTRANYLASPPLVVAYALAGTVDIDFDKEPIGTGKDGNSVYFRDIWPSTEEIAEVVQSCVLPEMFKSTYEAITKGNPMWNQLSVPTTTLYSWDSDSTYIHEPPYFKGMTLDPPGAHGVKDAYCLLNFGDSITTDHISPAGSIHKDSPTAKYLLNRGVDRKDFNSYGSRRGNDEVMARGTFANIRIVNKLLSGEVGPKTVHIPTGEKLSVFDAATRYKAAGQDTIILAGAEYGSGSSRDWAAKGPMLLGVKAVIAKSFERIHRSNLVGMGIIPLCFKSGEDADTLGLTGHERFTIDLPSKISEIRPGQDVTVTTDNGKSFTCVVRFDTEVELAYFSHGGILPYVIRNLTKQ; via the exons ATGTATAAAACGGTCTCGTCCTCGTCTTCGGCTTCCTCAATCCTCAGGGCTGCTGctgcttcttcctcttcctaccATAGGGCCAGGTTCTTCTCTCCATCTCTTTCTCGAAGCTTTGTCGCCTCTTCTTCCCCTCCCAAGCACTCTCCTTCTCTTCCTGCCTACCGATCCTTGAACTTCTCCTCCGCTGTTCGATCCGTCCGCTTCTCCCCACCTCGCTGGAGCCACGGTGTCGATTGGCGCTCTCCGATCAGTCTCCGCTCTCACGTCAGGGCCGTAGCTCCCGTGATCGAACGCTTCCATAGGAAGATTGCCACTATGG CCTCCGAAAATCCTTTCAAGGCAAACTTGACTAGTCTTCCCAAGGTAGGAGGTGGCGAGTTTGGAAAGTTCTACAGCCTTCCATCTTTTAATGATCCAAGGATTG AGAAGTTGCCGTACTCAATCAGAATCCTTTTGGAGTCTGCGATTCGCAATTGTGATAACTTCCAAGTTAAGAAGGAAGATGTTGAGAAAATTATTGATTGGGAGAAGTCTTCTCCAAAGCAAGTTGAAATCCCTTTCAAGCCTGCCCGTGTTCTATTGCAG GATTTTACTGGAGTTCCTGCCGTTGTCGACCTTGCTTGTATGCGGGATGCCATGAACGAACTTGGAAGTGATTCTAACAAGATTAACCCTTTG GTTCCTGtggatcttgtaattgatcatTCAGTTCAGGTTGATGTAGCAAGGTCTGAAAATGCCGTGCAGGCCAATATGGATCTTGAATTTCATAGAAACAAGGAGAGGTTTGCTTTTCTGAAATGGGGGTCTACTGCTTTCCGCAACATGCTTGTTGTACCTCCTGGTTCTGGTATTGTGCATCAG GTTAATCTCGAATATCTTGGACGGGTTGTTTTTAACAACGATGGCATACTTTATCCTGATAGTGTGGTTGGAACTGATTCCCATACAACCATGATCGACGGGTTAGGAGTTGCTGGCTGGGGAGTGGGAGGTATTGAAGCAGAGGCAGCAATGCTTGGCCAG CCCATGAGTATGGTGTTGCCTGGTGTTGTTGGGTTCAAGTTATCTGGAAAATTGCACAATGGCGTCACTGCTACCGACTTGGTTTTAACTGTGACACAAATGCTGAGGAAGCATGGTGTTGTTGGCAAATTTGTGGAGTTCTATG GGGATGGAATGGGTAAGCTATCACTAGCTGACAGGGCCACTATAGCCAATATGTCTCCTGAATATGGTGCAACTATGGGATTCTTCCCTGTAGACCATGTCACTTTACAGTATCTCAAATTAACCGGAAGAAGTGATGAGACG GTGGAAATGATAGAAGCTTATCTCAGGGCAAATAAATTGTTTGTCGACTATAATGAG CCTCAACAAGAAAGAGTGTACTCCTCTTACCTACAACTGGATCTTGCAGATGTTGAACCCTGCGTTTCAGGACCAAAAAG ACCTCATGATCGGGTGCCtttgaaagaaatgaagtcTGATTGGCATTCTTGTCTTGACAACAAAGTTGGATTCAAG GGGTTTGCTATACCAAAAGATGTACAAGACAAAGTGGTCAAGTTTTCGTTCCATGGACAGCCAGCAGAGCTTAAGCATGGTAGTGTTGTAATTGCTGCAATCACAAGCTGCACCAATACATCAAACCCTAGTGTCATGCTTGGGGCAGGTCTTGTTGCAAAAAAGGCTTGTGAACTTGGTTTGCAG GTCAAACCATGGGTTAAGACAAGCCTTGCCCCGGGATCTGGAGTTGTTACAAAATATTTGCTCCAGAG TGGActgcaaaaatattttaaccagcAGGGCTTCAATATTGTTGGATATGGCTGCACAACATGTATTGGGAATTCAGGGGATTTAGATGAATCAGTTGCTTCTGCTATTACAGAAAACG ACATTGTGGCAGCTGCTGTACTTTCTGGGAACAGGAATTTTGAGGGCCGTGTTCATCCATTAACAAGAGCTAACTACCTTGCCTCGCCTCCTTTAGTTGTTGCCTACGCCCTTGCTGGCACG GTTGACATCGACTTCGATAAGGAGCCAATTGGCACGGGGAAGGATGGTAACAGTGTCTATTTTAGGGATATCTGGCCTTCTACAGAAGAAATTGCAGAG GTTGTTCAATCCTGTGTGTTGCCTGAAATGTTCAAAAGTACTTATGAGGCAATTACCAAAGGCAATCCCATGTGGAATCAGCTTTCAGTTCCAACTACCACCCTGTATTCATGGGACTCTGACTCAACCTACATCCACGAGCCTCCATACTTCAAGGGCATGACCCTGGATCCTCCTGGAGCCCATGGAGTGAAGGATGCATACTGCCTACTGAACTTTGGTGACAGTATTACAACAGATCACATTTCCCCAGCAGGCAGCATTCACAAGGACAGTCCTACTGCAAAATACCTTCTCAACCGTGGAGTAGATCGCAAGGACTTCAATTCTTATGGAAGTCGCCGGGGCAATGATGAAGTGATGGCTAGGGGAACTTTTGCCAATATTCGCATTGTTAACAAGCTCTTGAGTGGGGAAGTGGGCCCAAAAACAGTTCACATTCCTACCGGCGAGAAACTCTCTGTTTTTGATGCAGCAACG AGGTACAAGGCTGCTGGGCAGGACACCATCATACTGGCTGGTGCTGAATATGGGAGTGGAAGCTCCAGGGACTGGGCCGCCAAAGGTCCAATGTTATTG GGTGTTAAAGCAGTGATTGCCAAAAGTTTTGAGAGAATTCATCGCAGTAATTTGGTTGGAATGGGTATTATTCCACTTTGCTTTAAGTCCGGGGAGGATGCAGACACACTAGGATTGACTGGCCACGAACGATTCACCATTGACCTCCCAAGCAAAATTAGCGAGATAAGGCCAGGCCAAGATGTGACTGTCACAACTGACAATGGAAAATCTTTCACCTGTGTTGTCCGCTTTGACACTGAG GTGGAATTGGCTTATTTCAGTCACGGAGGCATTCTTCCCTATGTTATACGGAATTTGACCAAGCAATAA